One genomic window of Mycobacterium sp. SMC-4 includes the following:
- a CDS encoding CoA transferase, which produces MSQSSSLQGVQVVSLAINLPGPLAAARLRALGATVTKIEPPAGDPLRAVAPTWYDELTVGQRVVTLDLKDPADRAVAARELSRADLMLTAMRPSALVKLGLDELTAANPHLSHIEIVGHDGIAAEQPGHDLTYQALHGTLQPPTMPTVPVADLLGAERAVSAALLALRVAAESGVGHRERVVLEQAAADAGAAVRHGLMGAGAPLGGAHPGYRIYSSSDGHVALAALEPHFWERARAGLGVEGTQEELEQTFLSKPTREWEEVAKRLDIPLIGIRDSAPRNSAQGALS; this is translated from the coding sequence ATGTCGCAGTCGAGTTCGCTGCAGGGCGTGCAGGTGGTGTCGCTCGCGATCAATCTGCCGGGCCCGCTCGCCGCCGCGCGGCTACGGGCGCTGGGCGCCACCGTCACCAAGATCGAACCGCCGGCCGGCGACCCGCTGCGGGCCGTGGCGCCGACGTGGTACGACGAGCTCACTGTGGGCCAGCGGGTCGTGACCCTCGACCTCAAGGACCCCGCTGATCGGGCGGTGGCGGCGCGCGAGCTGTCGCGTGCCGACCTGATGCTCACCGCCATGCGCCCCTCGGCGCTGGTCAAGCTCGGCCTGGACGAGTTGACCGCGGCGAATCCGCACCTGTCGCATATCGAGATCGTCGGGCACGACGGGATCGCGGCGGAGCAGCCCGGCCATGACCTGACGTACCAGGCCCTGCACGGCACTCTCCAGCCGCCGACGATGCCGACCGTCCCGGTGGCCGACCTGCTCGGCGCCGAGCGCGCCGTGTCCGCGGCCCTGCTCGCCCTGCGCGTGGCCGCGGAGTCCGGCGTGGGACACCGCGAGCGGGTCGTCCTCGAACAGGCGGCCGCCGACGCCGGCGCCGCAGTTCGGCACGGTCTGATGGGAGCGGGCGCGCCGCTCGGCGGGGCGCATCCCGGTTACCGGATCTACTCCAGCTCCGACGGCCACGTCGCGCTGGCCGCGCTCGAGCCGCACTTCTGGGAGCGCGCCCGCGCCGGTCTCGGTGTCGAGGGCACCCAGGAGGAGCTCGAGCAGACGTTTCTTTCCAAGCCGACGCGCGAATGGGAGGAGGTCGCGAAGCGCCTCGACATTCCCCTGATCGGAATCCGCGATTCGGCACCCCGTAATTCAGCACAAGGAGCTTTGTCATGA